In the Lujinxingia litoralis genome, one interval contains:
- a CDS encoding serine/threonine-protein kinase, translating to MGTSAKSEHQELHAGQLFLERYRIERRIADGGMASIYLAVDEHSGLPVAIKVLFSHYLDNSTVRARFLDEGRIQAMLQHPNIVHVYRVIQEPMLCFVMEYVEGHTLEEYLRRHGPLEESKIIELMLPVMSALGLAHTRGIVHRDLKPSNVLLKPMAGFFTPKVMDFGVAKVTKGRELTAAGTTVGTLHYMSPEQIVGARAIDGRADIYSLGCTLYKLATGEVPFNAASEFALMMAQVEAAPAPPRQLRPQISERLQKVILKALAKEPEQRFQSIQQMTSALIEVTSPDIGTSTDTRPIPRELLEMAMAANEVAQDQTAQFRLAPLLPTRPSTERSDAALATHEMSARAFEEISRDREIAIQRKSQSLPSLNARPDEDAGEHTRRALIDALPTDPETPAAEFDGEDQRATSSIPRKRIERALQDQATDEFNRHRSGIIAVDHGADSREVTALHLSASELRAAAEQARRAQRPPSPTPHRPEPPDAPATQEGVDTLERPRARRPSSLSPVLSGLADEDSAPTLGERPGARHRLPDQSDSPAPTPLFELAGEDSDPTVGERPGALHKALASNIAGAEVDSRDTTTRPAGELPQNPASFRARPLNHHQTQRHRSDTELPAAPSSRSGTLWVAGGLSAVFIALLVLIWALFLS from the coding sequence ATGGGAACATCTGCCAAATCCGAACATCAGGAGCTCCACGCGGGGCAGCTCTTCTTGGAGCGCTACCGCATTGAGCGGCGCATCGCCGACGGCGGCATGGCCTCGATCTACCTGGCCGTCGACGAGCACTCCGGCCTGCCGGTCGCCATCAAAGTGCTCTTCTCTCACTACCTCGACAACTCGACGGTGCGCGCACGCTTCCTCGACGAAGGCCGCATCCAGGCGATGCTCCAGCATCCCAACATCGTGCACGTCTACCGGGTCATCCAGGAGCCGATGCTCTGCTTTGTCATGGAGTACGTCGAGGGCCACACCCTGGAGGAGTACCTGCGGCGCCACGGCCCCCTGGAGGAGAGCAAAATCATCGAGCTGATGCTGCCGGTGATGAGCGCCCTGGGGCTGGCGCATACCCGGGGCATCGTTCACCGCGATCTCAAACCCAGCAATGTCCTCCTCAAACCGATGGCCGGCTTCTTCACCCCCAAAGTCATGGACTTCGGGGTGGCCAAAGTCACCAAGGGGCGAGAGCTCACCGCGGCCGGCACCACCGTGGGCACGCTCCATTACATGAGCCCGGAGCAGATCGTGGGCGCGCGCGCCATCGACGGCCGCGCCGACATCTACAGCCTGGGCTGCACCCTCTACAAACTGGCCACCGGAGAGGTGCCCTTTAATGCGGCCAGCGAGTTCGCCCTGATGATGGCCCAGGTCGAGGCCGCACCCGCGCCGCCTCGCCAGCTCCGCCCCCAGATCAGCGAACGCCTCCAAAAGGTCATCCTCAAAGCTCTGGCCAAAGAACCCGAGCAACGCTTCCAGTCCATCCAGCAGATGACCTCGGCGCTCATCGAGGTCACCTCCCCCGATATCGGCACCTCCACCGACACTCGCCCCATCCCCCGCGAACTTCTGGAGATGGCGATGGCGGCCAACGAAGTCGCCCAGGATCAGACCGCTCAATTTCGCCTGGCCCCGCTGCTGCCCACGCGTCCCTCCACCGAGAGGAGCGACGCCGCCCTGGCCACCCACGAGATGAGCGCGCGGGCCTTTGAGGAGATCTCCCGCGACCGCGAGATCGCCATTCAGCGAAAAAGCCAGTCCCTCCCCTCCCTCAACGCCCGCCCCGACGAAGACGCCGGCGAGCACACGCGACGCGCCCTCATCGACGCCCTCCCCACCGATCCTGAGACCCCCGCGGCGGAGTTCGACGGCGAAGATCAACGCGCCACCTCCTCGATCCCCCGAAAACGCATCGAACGCGCCCTCCAGGATCAGGCCACCGACGAATTCAATCGCCATCGCTCCGGCATCATCGCCGTCGATCACGGCGCCGACTCCCGCGAAGTCACCGCACTGCACCTCTCGGCCAGCGAGCTGCGTGCGGCCGCCGAACAAGCTCGCCGCGCCCAACGTCCGCCCTCGCCAACCCCGCACCGACCGGAGCCTCCCGACGCCCCGGCGACACAGGAGGGCGTTGACACCCTGGAACGCCCCCGCGCCCGGCGCCCCTCCTCCCTCTCACCGGTGCTCAGCGGCCTGGCCGACGAAGACTCCGCTCCCACCCTCGGAGAGCGCCCCGGCGCCAGACACCGCCTCCCCGACCAGAGTGACTCGCCAGCCCCTACCCCGCTCTTTGAACTGGCCGGCGAAGACTCCGACCCCACCGTCGGAGAACGCCCCGGTGCCCTCCACAAGGCCCTCGCCAGCAACATCGCCGGAGCCGAGGTCGACTCCCGCGATACCACCACCCGGCCCGCCGGCGAGCTCCCTCAAAATCCGGCATCCTTCCGGGCCCGGCCTCTCAACCACCACCAGACCCAGCGGCACCGCAGCGACACCGAGCTCCCCGCCGCGCCCTCCTCCCGCTCGGGCACTCTCTGGGTAGCCGGCGGCCTCAGCGCCGTGTTCATCGCGCTCCTGGTTCTGATCTGGGCTCTCTTCCTGAGCTAA
- a CDS encoding FHA domain-containing protein: MAKLVYTDASGREMSVELGPQAPVVSIGRATDCTIRSNRKSVSRRHAEFRYSGGRYEIVDLNSSNGTYLMINEERTPVSPSEVLQDLDEVWCGDFILRFYEEAGGVQPGGIGMGAGSGGFAQQGGLQVHEGYDANRVTHDFGQEDMAAYAPTGGMGPGQGGMGPGQGGMGPGQGGMGPGQGGMGPGQGSMGPGQGFGGDFGEEDAFGVGFGGEAVSSGQFAGLNEASASYDDVLAIDPRELAGEVSEVPDFQAGSGPYGGGAGDVQAERLREEKLALEELAARQADELEGLRHQVEALQRQTRPGSDDEIERLAGELRRAQEERQGLDAELARARQASQEVGKERERAHEAERRLEEATGRIDELRERAESAESDAQTHRSDVASLQRELEQVRDELRGLRGGGSAREELEQTRGEVARQERLLGEFERRNRDLQAEQQDLQAELASLRQVRGDLHGKLEGAQARQAELEAQVETLHAERRRAEAAEQALEEARQAGAALQEQERDLRGEIEGLKQRLKLERERSRGATETSLPDLGALRAKLESLDRIVDAIERTDLQPLSTVDRVRLQSAIRDTAPRRTLKELMDAFGAE, from the coding sequence GTGGCGAAGCTTGTGTACACGGACGCGTCTGGAAGAGAGATGAGCGTGGAGCTGGGCCCGCAGGCTCCGGTGGTCTCGATCGGGCGCGCGACAGATTGCACCATCCGCTCCAACCGTAAGAGCGTTTCGCGGCGCCACGCGGAGTTTCGTTACTCCGGTGGGCGCTACGAGATCGTGGATCTCAACAGCTCCAACGGCACCTACCTGATGATCAATGAGGAGCGAACTCCGGTTTCGCCATCGGAGGTTCTCCAGGATCTGGATGAGGTGTGGTGCGGGGACTTCATTCTGCGTTTTTATGAAGAGGCCGGCGGCGTTCAGCCGGGCGGCATCGGCATGGGTGCTGGCTCCGGGGGATTCGCTCAGCAGGGTGGGTTGCAGGTCCATGAGGGGTACGACGCCAACCGGGTCACGCACGATTTTGGCCAGGAGGATATGGCTGCGTACGCGCCCACCGGCGGCATGGGTCCGGGCCAGGGCGGTATGGGTCCGGGGCAGGGTGGCATGGGTCCGGGCCAGGGTGGCATGGGGCCCGGGCAGGGTGGCATGGGTCCGGGACAGGGTAGCATGGGTCCGGGCCAGGGGTTCGGTGGGGACTTCGGCGAGGAAGACGCGTTTGGGGTCGGCTTCGGCGGTGAGGCGGTCTCCAGTGGGCAGTTTGCGGGGCTCAATGAGGCCTCGGCGAGCTACGATGACGTGCTGGCGATCGACCCGCGGGAGTTGGCCGGGGAGGTCAGTGAAGTACCTGATTTTCAGGCGGGGAGCGGCCCCTACGGTGGAGGCGCCGGGGATGTTCAGGCGGAGCGCCTGCGCGAGGAGAAGCTGGCGCTTGAGGAGCTGGCCGCTCGTCAGGCCGATGAGCTGGAGGGGCTTCGCCATCAGGTCGAGGCGCTGCAACGCCAGACGCGCCCGGGGAGCGACGACGAGATTGAGCGTCTGGCCGGGGAGCTGCGCCGGGCCCAGGAGGAGCGCCAGGGGCTGGATGCCGAACTGGCCCGGGCCCGCCAGGCCTCGCAGGAGGTTGGCAAGGAGCGCGAGCGGGCCCACGAGGCGGAGCGCCGCCTGGAGGAGGCCACCGGGCGCATTGATGAGCTGCGCGAGCGGGCCGAGAGCGCCGAGTCGGACGCTCAGACCCATCGCAGCGATGTGGCATCGCTGCAGCGTGAGCTGGAGCAGGTCCGCGACGAGCTGCGGGGGCTGCGCGGCGGTGGGAGCGCGCGGGAGGAGCTGGAGCAGACGCGTGGCGAGGTGGCGCGTCAGGAGCGGTTGCTCGGGGAGTTTGAGCGTCGTAACCGCGATCTTCAGGCCGAGCAGCAGGATCTTCAGGCCGAACTCGCCAGCCTGCGCCAGGTACGCGGCGATCTTCACGGGAAGCTGGAGGGGGCGCAGGCGCGCCAGGCCGAGCTTGAGGCGCAGGTCGAAACGTTGCACGCCGAGCGCCGTCGGGCCGAGGCCGCCGAGCAGGCGTTGGAAGAGGCCCGTCAGGCCGGCGCCGCGCTTCAGGAGCAGGAGCGCGATCTGCGCGGTGAGATCGAGGGGCTTAAGCAGCGGCTGAAGCTGGAGCGCGAGCGGTCCCGGGGCGCCACCGAGACGTCGCTGCCGGATCTGGGCGCGTTGCGGGCGAAGCTGGAGAGTTTGGATCGCATTGTCGACGCCATTGAGCGCACCGATCTGCAGCCTCTCTCGACGGTCGACCGGGTGCGTTTACAGTCAGCGATTCGAGACACCGCGCCGCGCCGCACGCTCAAAGAGCTGATGGATGCGTTTGGCGCCGAATAA
- a CDS encoding AgmX/PglI C-terminal domain-containing protein, translating to MSAKTRVATLAIVGGLMGAVGYGMLASSGEAEVEAEKTPGRSASAPVASAKGGAFAGRAMSAGGGAETQQGAVGGAEDRVEAGEGGAQAQRSERRTREAVQPGAVSPDAGEEGGMKGVGPLRWARQPLSPEALAVLEDELDEGEMRQAQELAMRQDRRRSIEAVEAGVRGCYEALRREQPERGGRVALRWTMVAAGGVGQVVDAVITANVGLRDAGFEGCVAQALRGLEFEAVGEAEVVVEWPFMPREVGVQ from the coding sequence ATGAGCGCAAAGACGCGGGTGGCGACCCTCGCGATCGTGGGAGGGCTGATGGGGGCCGTCGGCTATGGGATGCTGGCCTCGTCGGGGGAGGCCGAGGTTGAGGCTGAAAAGACGCCGGGGCGTTCCGCGTCGGCGCCGGTGGCCTCCGCGAAGGGCGGGGCGTTCGCCGGGCGGGCGATGAGTGCGGGCGGGGGGGCGGAGACTCAGCAGGGAGCTGTGGGTGGGGCGGAAGACAGGGTGGAGGCTGGCGAGGGTGGGGCGCAGGCGCAGCGTTCGGAGCGGCGTACTCGGGAGGCGGTGCAGCCCGGGGCGGTGAGCCCGGATGCCGGAGAGGAGGGGGGCATGAAGGGGGTGGGGCCCTTGCGCTGGGCGCGTCAGCCCTTGAGCCCGGAGGCGCTGGCGGTGTTGGAGGATGAGCTCGATGAGGGGGAGATGCGCCAGGCTCAGGAGCTGGCGATGCGCCAGGACCGTCGGCGTTCTATTGAGGCGGTGGAGGCCGGGGTGCGGGGATGTTACGAGGCGCTGCGCCGGGAGCAACCCGAGCGTGGGGGGCGAGTGGCGCTGCGCTGGACGATGGTCGCCGCAGGCGGGGTGGGGCAGGTGGTGGATGCGGTGATAACGGCCAACGTGGGCCTGCGCGATGCGGGCTTTGAGGGGTGCGTCGCGCAGGCGCTCCGGGGGCTGGAGTTTGAGGCCGTCGGGGAGGCGGAGGTGGTGGTGGAGTGGCCCTTTATGCCCCGGGAGGTCGGAGTTCAGTAG
- a CDS encoding dynamin family protein, whose amino-acid sequence MSTQAESQEPVTINRGHVTGFLEDLAEMARTSGLRSLADEVVEERIPALERGQVSLVVLGEFNHGKSTVVNALLGQEVLPMGITPTTAVITHLVHATEPRAAFKERRGGALHEVAYERLGELIRHAEEQEEEPEYVEIGYPNDFLEEGLILVDTPGVNDISRQKVEITYGYLPRADVILYVLDATQVLKKSEVVFIRDRLLKANRDRIIFVLGKIDALSEEEAREVEAYARQRLETLIGPVELFAFSARQALEAQKKGEEPGGDFAAFRGHVREFVRERKEAIVLDSALGGALRIAAMMEQNLAIKRQGYRLEQAELEERIKAVHARLRESQRVISENVERVDERAGGIAATARHNLRVFSQGFAEALPVQVERAEAKDVKRYLSRWIQDTFQGWLEGEGQEIARGLEELAEEVIEVTNQSMREVVGALREELGLGPGLDLEIDTLGYDVSVFALGTLGVSVWLFANALVGGLLTLATPILAVILKGRGDERLKDRAKEEGVAAIREATEAIEAELLRMIHNYADKLKAFIEHAGDRLYGQIEEALEQVQRERAEEGDREVLIAQVDERLEAVHRLARMIQLTRERLMV is encoded by the coding sequence ATGAGCACGCAAGCCGAGAGCCAGGAACCGGTGACGATCAACCGGGGGCATGTCACGGGATTTCTGGAAGATCTTGCCGAGATGGCTCGCACCAGCGGGCTGCGTTCGCTGGCCGACGAGGTGGTGGAGGAGCGGATCCCGGCGCTGGAGCGGGGGCAGGTCTCGCTGGTGGTGCTCGGGGAGTTCAACCACGGGAAATCCACGGTGGTCAACGCGCTGCTGGGCCAGGAGGTGTTGCCGATGGGGATCACGCCGACCACGGCGGTGATCACCCACCTGGTGCATGCCACCGAGCCGCGGGCCGCGTTCAAGGAGCGGCGCGGGGGCGCGCTCCACGAGGTGGCCTATGAGCGTCTGGGGGAGTTGATCCGTCATGCCGAGGAGCAGGAGGAGGAGCCGGAGTATGTGGAGATCGGCTATCCCAACGACTTTTTGGAAGAGGGTCTGATCCTGGTGGATACGCCCGGGGTCAACGATATCTCCCGTCAGAAGGTGGAGATCACCTACGGGTATCTTCCCCGCGCCGATGTGATTTTGTATGTGCTCGACGCCACGCAGGTGCTCAAGAAGAGCGAGGTGGTCTTTATTCGCGATCGGCTGCTGAAGGCCAATCGCGATCGCATCATCTTTGTGCTGGGTAAGATCGATGCCTTGAGCGAGGAGGAGGCCCGGGAGGTCGAGGCCTACGCGCGTCAGCGCCTGGAGACGTTGATCGGGCCGGTGGAGTTGTTTGCGTTTTCGGCGCGTCAGGCGTTGGAGGCGCAGAAGAAGGGGGAGGAGCCCGGGGGAGATTTCGCGGCGTTTCGGGGGCATGTCCGGGAGTTTGTGCGGGAGCGCAAAGAGGCCATCGTGCTCGACAGCGCGCTGGGAGGCGCGCTGCGCATTGCGGCGATGATGGAGCAGAACCTGGCGATCAAGCGCCAGGGCTACCGCCTGGAGCAGGCCGAGTTGGAGGAGCGCATCAAGGCGGTGCACGCCCGGCTGCGGGAGAGCCAGCGGGTGATCAGCGAAAACGTGGAGCGGGTCGATGAGCGGGCCGGGGGGATTGCGGCGACCGCGCGGCATAACCTGCGGGTATTCTCGCAGGGCTTTGCCGAGGCGCTGCCGGTTCAGGTGGAGCGGGCCGAGGCCAAGGACGTCAAGCGCTACCTCTCGCGCTGGATTCAGGACACCTTCCAGGGGTGGTTGGAGGGCGAGGGCCAGGAGATCGCCCGGGGGCTCGAGGAGCTGGCCGAGGAGGTGATCGAGGTCACCAATCAGTCGATGCGCGAGGTGGTCGGGGCGCTGCGCGAGGAGCTGGGGTTGGGGCCGGGGCTGGATCTGGAGATCGACACCCTGGGCTACGACGTGAGCGTGTTTGCGCTGGGTACGCTCGGGGTATCGGTGTGGCTCTTTGCCAACGCGCTGGTGGGCGGACTGCTCACGCTGGCCACGCCGATTCTGGCGGTGATTCTCAAGGGGCGCGGCGATGAGCGCCTCAAGGATCGGGCCAAAGAGGAGGGCGTGGCGGCGATTCGGGAGGCCACCGAGGCCATTGAGGCCGAGCTGCTGCGGATGATTCACAACTACGCCGACAAGCTCAAAGCGTTTATTGAGCACGCCGGCGATCGTCTCTACGGCCAGATTGAGGAGGCGTTGGAGCAGGTGCAGCGCGAGCGGGCCGAAGAAGGCGACCGCGAAGTACTCATCGCCCAGGTGGATGAGCGCCTGGAGGCGGTGCATCGGCTGGCGCGCATGATCCAGCTCACGCGCGAGCGCCTGATGGTGTAA
- a CDS encoding MBL fold metallo-hydrolase has product MSNPTNTFEILTWVVGPLQTSIYAIACTRTNKAVHIDCGGQAQKVLNDLKTQGFELEAIWQTHAHIDHIAGLPEIAVHSDAPIYMHPADQPLYQAAPQQAQRFGLNLSGGLPEIDHELHDNQQLSVGDLRAQVLFLPGHSPGSVGFYFEELDLLFGGDVIFAGSIGRVDLPGSSVDQMRASLERLKSLPDTTRVLPGHGPATTLGQEKRFNPFMQGF; this is encoded by the coding sequence ATGAGCAACCCCACCAACACCTTTGAGATCTTGACCTGGGTCGTCGGCCCCCTGCAGACCTCTATCTACGCCATCGCCTGCACGCGCACAAACAAGGCCGTACACATTGATTGCGGTGGACAGGCTCAAAAAGTTCTTAACGACCTGAAAACACAGGGCTTTGAACTCGAAGCCATCTGGCAGACCCACGCGCATATCGATCACATCGCCGGTCTGCCCGAGATCGCCGTGCACAGCGACGCCCCGATCTACATGCACCCGGCCGATCAGCCCCTCTATCAGGCCGCACCGCAGCAGGCGCAACGCTTTGGTCTGAACTTAAGCGGGGGGCTCCCCGAGATCGACCACGAGCTGCACGACAACCAGCAGCTCTCGGTGGGCGATCTCCGCGCGCAGGTCCTCTTCTTGCCCGGGCACAGCCCGGGCTCGGTGGGCTTTTACTTCGAAGAGCTCGATCTGCTCTTTGGCGGCGACGTGATCTTTGCCGGCAGCATCGGGCGCGTCGACCTGCCCGGCTCCAGTGTCGACCAGATGCGCGCCTCCCTGGAGCGCCTCAAATCCCTGCCCGACACCACCCGGGTGCTCCCCGGCCACGGCCCGGCAACCACCCTGGGACAGGAGAAGCGCTTCAACCCCTTTATGCAAGGGTTCTAA
- a CDS encoding vWA domain-containing protein: MTRTKKIILGICALILLLLVGGHLVQNKLDVVEVNQDVSTSVDFESRPVDRPNSESAPGATAPASPGTESAARAPDFFDSRTRESPRFAPIPRLSQPTRLATEAPTRPAVQHHFTPTSEEPTSTFSIDVNTASYTASRDALFNGLLPHPSSVRPEEFLNFFSYDYDAPPTGQDFSIKIDALPSYFGSDPETPRHLMRVGIRGADIAVEDMKPSNLVFLVDISGSMGLDTRLPAAQIAMRTLVESLRPDDTVAIQTYASGTHTALNPTPVASKNKIIAAIDALHARGTTRGDAGIIHAYQLARDAFIEEGNNRVIIFSDGDFNVGPPGKDLAQLIRSYRDDHITVTTVAMGLGSQDETMELLARNTNGNYVYIDTLEEADRVFKERIVGTLQVLAADVKFQVEFNPDHVRRYRLLGYEKRRLRNEDFKNDQIDAAELGPGHTVTAFYEVEFADELPDDAELARVDIRYKKDLGAPGQHLSQRLTPAQVYATFEQAPAQLRFATAVASFAESLQIQPGSDPPPPFNEMLAVVARSAYKDDARQVEFANLITFAQELWTAY, from the coding sequence ATGACCAGAACCAAAAAGATCATCCTGGGCATCTGCGCCCTCATCCTCCTCCTGCTGGTGGGGGGCCACCTGGTCCAAAACAAGCTCGACGTCGTGGAGGTTAACCAGGACGTCTCCACATCCGTCGATTTCGAAAGCCGCCCCGTCGATCGCCCAAACTCCGAGTCGGCCCCCGGCGCGACAGCCCCCGCCTCCCCGGGCACCGAGTCGGCGGCCCGCGCACCAGACTTCTTCGATTCCCGGACCCGGGAAAGCCCCCGCTTCGCGCCTATCCCCCGCCTCTCCCAGCCCACGCGTCTGGCCACCGAAGCGCCAACCCGGCCCGCCGTCCAACACCACTTCACCCCCACCTCCGAGGAGCCCACCTCCACCTTCTCCATCGACGTGAACACCGCCTCGTACACCGCCTCACGCGATGCCCTCTTCAACGGACTCCTGCCCCATCCCTCGTCGGTGCGCCCCGAAGAGTTTTTGAACTTCTTCAGCTATGACTACGACGCCCCCCCCACCGGGCAAGACTTCTCCATCAAGATCGATGCGCTGCCCAGCTACTTCGGCTCGGACCCCGAAACCCCTCGCCACCTGATGCGCGTGGGCATCCGCGGCGCTGACATCGCCGTCGAAGACATGAAACCCTCCAACCTGGTCTTTCTCGTCGATATCTCCGGCTCCATGGGCCTGGACACCCGCCTGCCCGCCGCCCAGATCGCCATGCGCACCCTCGTGGAGAGCCTGCGCCCCGACGACACCGTGGCCATTCAGACCTACGCCAGCGGCACCCATACCGCACTCAACCCCACCCCGGTCGCCTCCAAAAACAAGATCATCGCGGCCATCGACGCCCTCCACGCCCGCGGCACCACCAGGGGCGATGCCGGCATCATCCACGCCTACCAACTGGCCCGCGACGCCTTCATCGAAGAGGGCAACAACCGCGTCATCATCTTCTCCGATGGCGACTTTAACGTCGGCCCCCCGGGCAAAGACCTGGCCCAGCTGATCCGCTCCTACCGCGACGACCACATCACCGTCACCACCGTCGCCATGGGCCTGGGCTCCCAGGATGAGACCATGGAGCTCCTGGCTCGCAACACCAACGGCAACTACGTCTACATCGACACCCTCGAAGAGGCCGACCGCGTCTTCAAAGAGCGCATCGTGGGCACCCTCCAGGTGCTGGCCGCCGATGTTAAGTTTCAGGTCGAGTTCAACCCGGACCACGTCCGACGCTACCGCCTGCTCGGCTACGAAAAACGCCGCCTTCGTAACGAAGACTTTAAAAACGATCAGATTGACGCCGCCGAGCTCGGCCCCGGGCACACGGTCACCGCCTTCTACGAGGTGGAGTTCGCCGACGAGCTCCCCGATGACGCCGAGCTCGCCAGGGTCGACATTCGCTACAAAAAAGACCTCGGCGCCCCCGGCCAACACCTCAGCCAGAGGCTGACCCCCGCCCAGGTCTACGCCACCTTCGAGCAAGCCCCGGCCCAGCTGCGCTTTGCCACCGCGGTCGCCTCCTTTGCCGAAAGCCTCCAGATCCAGCCCGGCAGCGATCCGCCCCCACCCTTCAACGAGATGCTCGCCGTCGTCGCCAGGAGCGCCTACAAGGACGATGCGCGCCAGGTGGAGTTCGCCAATCTCATCACCTTTGCCCAGGAGCTGTGGACCGCCTACTGA
- a CDS encoding deoxynucleoside kinase — MTQPHDTRQIIEVDRTPETPRDVAGKRRYIAVAGNIGAGKSSLVEFLCQRYDIEPYFEPNEENPYLEDFYADMNQWSFASQIYFLTAKFKLHLDLDQTTHSVIQDRTIWEDAEIFAENLYRKKLMSERDYRTYRQLYEAVRSQIQPPDLMIYLRCPIRAVKKRIKLRGREMEKNIPTAYLKQLDRLYEGWIANYNLSPVVIIPSHELDYVTDLVDCHDILTAIEKYL, encoded by the coding sequence ATGACACAGCCACACGACACTCGCCAGATCATCGAGGTTGACCGCACCCCGGAGACGCCCCGGGATGTGGCAGGCAAGCGCCGCTACATTGCGGTGGCCGGTAATATTGGCGCCGGGAAAAGTTCGCTGGTGGAGTTTTTATGCCAGCGCTACGACATTGAGCCCTACTTCGAGCCCAACGAAGAGAATCCTTACCTGGAGGATTTCTACGCCGATATGAACCAGTGGAGCTTTGCCAGCCAGATCTACTTTCTGACGGCGAAGTTCAAGCTCCATCTGGATCTGGATCAGACGACGCACAGCGTGATCCAGGATCGTACGATCTGGGAAGATGCCGAGATCTTTGCGGAGAACCTCTACCGCAAGAAGTTGATGAGCGAGCGCGACTATCGCACCTACCGTCAGCTCTATGAGGCGGTGCGCTCCCAGATCCAGCCGCCGGATCTGATGATCTACCTGCGCTGCCCGATTCGCGCGGTCAAAAAGCGCATCAAGCTGCGGGGACGGGAGATGGAGAAGAACATCCCTACGGCCTATCTCAAGCAGCTCGATCGGCTCTACGAGGGGTGGATCGCCAACTACAATCTGAGCCCGGTGGTAATCATCCCCAGCCATGAGCTCGATTACGTGACGGACCTGGTCGACTGCCACGATATTCTGACGGCGATCGAGAAGTACCTCTGA
- a CDS encoding M48 family metallopeptidase — MSAAYEFDFLKYINRQNQGRSGRDEKTGFGEYAFAGDLRVLRRLDRLRPVRVVVEATVRFWKAVQKNALLGSSVKVNRRQFPELHRLVVECAETLDIAVPTVYVAQNLASLNAGTYGTDDEAFIVLNSALVDRLTEEELKFVIGHECGHIQNNHVVYHTAANFLTQGVVTFVKWAVVPARLALNGWSRRGEITCDRAGLICCRDEEVALKVMMKLALGSEKLFEQIDLDEYLSQVDGIKEGVGRFQEYLASHPYLPKRVQAMQLFAKSAYYRELIGERGGEALDEVDREVEKVIQVM, encoded by the coding sequence ATGAGCGCAGCGTACGAGTTTGACTTTCTCAAATACATCAACCGTCAGAATCAGGGACGCAGCGGCCGTGATGAGAAGACGGGGTTTGGGGAGTACGCCTTTGCCGGCGACCTGCGCGTGTTGCGTCGGCTCGACCGCTTACGCCCGGTGCGGGTGGTCGTGGAGGCCACGGTGCGTTTCTGGAAGGCCGTGCAGAAGAACGCGCTTCTGGGGAGCAGCGTCAAGGTCAACCGGCGGCAGTTTCCCGAGCTGCATCGTCTGGTGGTGGAATGCGCCGAGACGCTGGATATCGCCGTGCCCACGGTCTACGTGGCCCAGAACCTGGCGAGCCTCAACGCGGGAACCTACGGCACCGATGATGAGGCGTTTATCGTGCTCAACTCCGCGCTGGTCGACCGGCTCACCGAGGAGGAGCTCAAGTTTGTGATCGGCCATGAGTGCGGTCACATTCAGAACAACCACGTCGTCTACCACACCGCGGCCAACTTCCTGACACAGGGCGTGGTGACCTTTGTGAAGTGGGCGGTGGTGCCGGCGCGGCTGGCGCTCAACGGCTGGAGTCGTCGCGGGGAGATCACCTGCGATCGGGCCGGGCTGATCTGCTGCCGCGACGAAGAGGTTGCCCTCAAAGTTATGATGAAACTCGCCCTGGGCAGTGAGAAGCTCTTTGAGCAGATCGATCTGGACGAATATTTAAGTCAGGTGGATGGCATCAAAGAGGGCGTGGGACGCTTTCAGGAATACCTGGCCTCGCATCCCTATCTGCCCAAGCGGGTGCAGGCGATGCAGCTCTTTGCAAAGAGCGCGTATTACCGCGAGTTGATCGGTGAGCGTGGCGGCGAGGCGCTGGATGAGGTTGACAGAGAAGTCGAGAAAGTCATACAAGTGATGTAA